In Paludibaculum fermentans, the genomic stretch ATTGCGCAGCGAGTGATCCAGGATCAACCTGCTGCCGGCGGCGCGGATCTCGTCCGGCAGATCGTCGAACGTCACCTGGCCGCCCGTGGCAACGGCGCCGGCCGAGATGATGGCGTTGCGCAGTTCGCGGACGTTGCCCGGCCAGTCCCAGTGATGGATGGCGTGCAGGGCAGCCGGGGAGAACATGGCGTCGGGGCAGTGGCGCTGGCGAAAGAACTCGAGCAGGGCGCCGACATCCTCGGGCCGGCTTCTCAAGGGCGGCACGGTGAGCCGCAATTGGGCCAGGCGGTGGTAGAGGTCCTTGCGGAAGCGGCCCTCGGCGACCATTTTGGCGAGGTCCTGATTGGTCGCGGTGAGGATGCGGACGTTCACCTTGACCTTCTTGGTGCCGCCCAGCCGGTAGTACTCACCGGAGTCCAGTACGCGCAGGAGCTTCACCTGGAGGCGGAGATCGAGTTCCCCGATCTCGTCGAGGAAGAGGGTCCCGCCGTCGGCGATTTCGAAGAGCCCCTCCTTGGCCTGGTCGGCTCCGGAGAAGGCGCCTTTATGGAAACCGAAGAGTTCGCTCTCCATGAGGGTATCGGGCAGGGCTCCGCAACTGACATCGACCCAGACCAGATTGGAGCGGTTGGAGTAGTGGCAGAGGGCGCGGGCCACGATCTCCTTGCCGGTACCGCTTTCCCCGCAGATGAGGACACTGGCGTCAGTGAGCGCAAAGCGGCGCACGCGGTCCATCAGGGCTAGCATTTCCTGGCTGGCGAAGACCGCATCCATGCCAAGAAATGACTCCCTCTGAACCGTGGGGACAGTACACATGCTTTCACAGGGTACTGGGAATCCACCGCGTCTACAATTTAGCGGGAGTCCTAGCTGTCATACGGAATGTACCGAGATCAGAATGAGACAGTTACCCCTATCGTGACCTAAGCGAATCTACGTAACAAGAAGTTCAAAGTCGTGCTGTTTCAGTCGATAAGGCAGGGATCGGGTTACTGAACCGAGGCAGGGATAGTCCCCATCTGGGCGTATACGGAGCGAAGGGAAGCCTCATTTAGATACAAAAAGGGCCGGCATCCCGCTGAGGAGTTGCCGGCCTGTGGAGTGAGGATTATGGACTTCGATTCGATGCCCGGCCTGGGGTGTGACCGTTAGTTGTCCCCGGCGGCCGAAGTGGATTCCGAGAAGGGGTTGGCGGTGCCCCACACGACTCCGGTACCCCAGACGACGCCTGTACCCGTGGGTGCGCCGGTGCCCCACACGACTCCGGTGCCCCAGACCACGCCGGTGGTGCTGACCGTGGTGCCCCAGACGACACCTGTACCCCAGACGACTCCGGTGCCCCAGACCACGCCGAGACCGGAGGTATCGGAGGAGTCGTAACTGAACACAACGGTACCGCCCTGGTTGACGGCCTTGGGTGATTTGGCCGTCTGGTTGGTCGCGATCCGGTCGCCGCTGCTGAGGGCGGCCACGATATCGAGATAGCCGGCGCCTACGGTGAAGGCGTCGGCCCGCATCGTATAGGACTGCCCGGTGGTGGGGTCGACCGCGGTGCTGGTGGAGGGGAACGATTTGCTGGCGGTCTTCATCAGGCGCGCTTTGACCTGATCCGGAGTGAGGGTGGAATCCTTTTGCAGGAGCAGGGCGGCGGCGCCGCTGACCATGGGCGCGGCCATGCTGGTGCCGCTGAGGGTGAAGTAAGCGTCATACGGCACGCCGCGGAACCAGTCGCCCGGGATGGTGTTGCCCGGATAGTGAGACTGGAAGTAGCCGGTGTTGGGCTTGATGGAAATGACGCGGTTGCCCGGGGCCACCAGGTCTGGCTTGACGATCTGGTCGAGCAGGGTTGGGCCCTTGGAGCTGAAGGAGGTCATCTGGTCGTCTGACTTGGAAGGCGTCTGCTTGTCGTTCATCGCCCCCACGGTGATCACGAAGGGATCGTTACCCGGGGAGGTGATGGTGGAGTAGCCCTGGGTCTTCATGGAGTTGTCGCGGCCGTTGTTGCCGGCGGCCACCACGACGACGATGCCGGCCTTCCAGGCGCGTTCGACTGCCTGGCAGAGGGGGTCGAGCTTATAGGACTCCACGATGACGCGGCCCAGGGAGAGGTTGATGACGCGGATGTTGTAGGTCTTCCTGACCGAGATCGCGTAATCGATGGCGGAGATGACGGAGCTGTCGCGGCCGGTGCCGGTGCTGTCGAGGGCGCGGAGGGCGATGATGTTCGAGGCCGGGGCGACGCCCGGGATGCCGTTGTAGAGCAAGGACTGTGCCTTGGCCGCGCAGAAGCCGTTGCCGCCGACGATGCCGGCCACATGCGTGCCGTGGCCGAAGGGGTCCCAGGAGTTGGGCTCCCAAGTGACGAAATCCTTGTTGTGCACGATGCGCGAGCCGAGGCAGAGGCTATTCAGGAGATCGCGCTGCTCAGAGCCCACGCCGCTGTCGATGATGGCGACGCCGATGCCGCGTCCATCATAGCCGAAGGCCTGCGCCGTGACCGCTCCGACGGTGGATACGGTGTAGTCCAGCAGTCCGGTGGCATGCAGTTCGCGATCGGGGGTGATGTAGGCAACGTTCGGGTTCTCGGCCAGCCGCAGGGCCTGGTTGCGGGTCATGCGCAGGTGGCCGGTGCGGCCTTCGCGCAGCATGCGGCGGACTTCGGCGCCGGCGATCTGGGCCTGGGCGACATCTTCGTCGGTGACGTCACCGGCGTACTGCACGATCATGTCCTGGAGTTCGGAATCGGCATCGGCAATGCGTCCCTGGGAGCCCTGGCGGCCCCAGGCCAGAGGCGTGCGGGTGTCATCGGAGAGTTTGGAGGCGGGGGTGAGGGCGCGGCCACCGCGGAGTTCACTATCCTGCGGGGCGGCTACGACAACCAGCAGCGACTGGACCGCGAGTGCGGCTAAGACTAACATGCATCGAACTGCGGACCTGGCATTGATGATCATGAAGTTGCTTTCTTTGAAATGCGAGCGACAGTATTCCATAGGCAACTTGCAGGCCATTCCGGTATCACCCTATGTAACTGAAAAATCAGGCTCCGGGTGGAGCAGGCGGACCGGTGCCGGACATTTTGTCGGACACAGGCGCCGGGTGCCGGACGAAGTGTCTGGATTTGTCGCGGCGGGGCGGAGGCAGGTCCGGGCGGACGAGGCCTGAAGCGCCGGCAGGTGAGGGCGGCGGGACTGATTGAGCGAGCAGGGGTTGCGGCTCGCGGAGCGGGGCCGGAGGCAGGCCGGGCTTGCGAGAGCGTGCCAACGGGCCTCCAACTGCAGGATTATTCAGCGGGCGGTGCCCGGAACCAGAGCCGACAATGTCAGCTAGCCAACAGATTCTTAGGGGTTTCCCCTATGCAGACTCTTCGATTAACGGTCGAACAGTAAGGCAGGCGCCGGTGTCTCTACATGTCGATTGAGGCCGGCGCCCGCAAGGATCGCGAATGACCACGCAAGCGAAAATCTACATCGGAGCCGTGCTTGCCGCGGGCTGCGTAGTGATCGTGCAGGCACTCGCGACCTGGCAGCCCGACAATCTGATCCGGCTGGCCGTGTACGTGGCGATCACCCTGGTGGCGTCCGGCATGAAGCTGCGGTTGCCGGGCGTGACGGGGACGATCTCGCTGCATTTCCTATTCCTGCTGATCGGCATCGTCAACCGCGCCCTGCCGGAGGTCCTGATTGCTGGCGCGGGCGCGACGCTGGTGCAGTGTTTCTGGAATGCGAAGAAGCGGCCGACGGCGATCCAACTCGCATTCAATGTGTGCGCGACGGCGGTGGCGGTGGGTGCGACGGATTTCATCTACCACCTGGAGGCATTCCAGGATCCCAATCTCTGGGCGGTCCGCCTGGGCTCCACTTCGGTGGTCTTCTTTTTCGCCAACACGGCTCCGGTGGCGTTGGTGATTGGACTGACGGAGCAGCGCTCGCCGGCTTCCATCTGGCGGGAGTGCTACTTCTGGTGCTTTCCTTATTATCTGGTGGGCGCGACGCTGGCGGCCTCGTTTGGCTTCCTGAGCCGGTCGATGGGCGAGTTTACGGCTCTGCTGGGCCTGCCGGTGGTGTATGTCGTTTTCCGCGCTTACGGGCTCTACCTGGAGAAGCTGGAAGCGGAGAAGGACCATGCGAAGCAGATGGCTTCGCTGCACTTACGCACGATTGAGGCGCTGGCGCTGGCGATTGACGCCAAGGACCATTCCACGCACGGGCATCTGCACAGGGTGCAGATCTACTCGACGGAGCTCGGGCGGGAGATGGGGCTGGGCGAACCGGACCTGGAAGCGCTGCACGCGGCGGCGCTGTTGCACGACATCGGCAAGCTGGCCGTGCCGGAGCACATCATTTCCAAACCGGGGAAGCTGACGTTCGAGGAGTTCGAGAAGATGAAGGTCCACCCGGAGGTGGGGGCGGACATCCTGGAGCGGGTGAAGTTTCCATACCCGGTGGTACCGATTGTGCGGTCGCACCACGAGAAGTGGGATGGCACGGGTTATCCCTATGGACTGAAGGGGGAAGAGATTCCGCTGGCGGCGCGGATCCT encodes the following:
- a CDS encoding sigma-54 interaction domain-containing protein; protein product: MDAVFASQEMLALMDRVRRFALTDASVLICGESGTGKEIVARALCHYSNRSNLVWVDVSCGALPDTLMESELFGFHKGAFSGADQAKEGLFEIADGGTLFLDEIGELDLRLQVKLLRVLDSGEYYRLGGTKKVKVNVRILTATNQDLAKMVAEGRFRKDLYHRLAQLRLTVPPLRSRPEDVGALLEFFRQRHCPDAMFSPAALHAIHHWDWPGNVRELRNAIISAGAVATGGQVTFDDLPDEIRAAGSRLILDHSLRNLSAAVSGPDPDADQGGGLLEAMERSLILKTLTETNWHQEKAASILGISSRTLSRKLKVYMPSA
- a CDS encoding S8 family peptidase gives rise to the protein MLVLAALAVQSLLVVVAAPQDSELRGGRALTPASKLSDDTRTPLAWGRQGSQGRIADADSELQDMIVQYAGDVTDEDVAQAQIAGAEVRRMLREGRTGHLRMTRNQALRLAENPNVAYITPDRELHATGLLDYTVSTVGAVTAQAFGYDGRGIGVAIIDSGVGSEQRDLLNSLCLGSRIVHNKDFVTWEPNSWDPFGHGTHVAGIVGGNGFCAAKAQSLLYNGIPGVAPASNIIALRALDSTGTGRDSSVISAIDYAISVRKTYNIRVINLSLGRVIVESYKLDPLCQAVERAWKAGIVVVVAAGNNGRDNSMKTQGYSTITSPGNDPFVITVGAMNDKQTPSKSDDQMTSFSSKGPTLLDQIVKPDLVAPGNRVISIKPNTGYFQSHYPGNTIPGDWFRGVPYDAYFTLSGTSMAAPMVSGAAALLLQKDSTLTPDQVKARLMKTASKSFPSTSTAVDPTTGQSYTMRADAFTVGAGYLDIVAALSSGDRIATNQTAKSPKAVNQGGTVVFSYDSSDTSGLGVVWGTGVVWGTGVVWGTTVSTTGVVWGTGVVWGTGAPTGTGVVWGTGVVWGTANPFSESTSAAGDN